The nucleotide window ATTTGCTCGCAATTGTTTTGTTACGCATAAGTGCCTTGAAAATGGTAAGGGTGATACCGCGTGGAGAGAAGGACTTGATAATAAAGCCCCTATCCTACCTTCTGAAATAGTGAATAAAATTGTGAACTTCAATAACATATCTTTAAAGGAAGTTACCAAAAAAATCCTTGATGAAATTCTTTTAATAGAAGATAAAGACGTTAAAGATGCAATTTACAAGGGTGTTACAGAGCATTTTAGTAAAAAACGGTCTGAAAGATTATTTTTTATGTAATTAAAAAAGAGAATAAGCAATATGTGCGCTAAATTTATTGAGATTGTTAAGACAAAAGTTACTCATACAGGTAGTGACTCTGATATAAAAGCTTATAATGTATTAGAAAAGGAAAATTCTCTTTTACCTTTATGGGAGTTGCTTGAGATTAACGCTAATCCTAATTATAGTTTAGAATCTTACGACCCATTTGCTCGGAAGGTAAATAAATCACTATTATGTTTAGCTTTTGCAAAGAGAAAGCAAGATTGTATGGTGCTTCTCATTAAATTTGGCGCAAGATTTACCTTGAGCCTGTTTGATTCGTATTTTAATGCTGCGCATAATCTAGCGTGGAATGGAAATGACGATGATTTAAAATTTAATTGCAGTTTTTTATTGATCTTAAAACTTGATGAAGGTGAACTAGAAAAAAATAACAAATTCATTAAACCAGAGAATTTAGACGGAGCTAAAGCATTTTTTCATAACTTTCAGGTTAATTTTGATAAATTAGTCGATATATTTTACGAACTAGTAACTATGCAGCAACAAAGATTAAAACATAAATATGCTATAGACTGGCGTGGAATTCTTGAGTGTGAAGTTGAACGTCAACCCGAATATATTCTCGATCAATTTTTAACTCTTAGAGATGACGCTTTAGCTGCCAGAGTTAGATCAGAAGTTCTTAAAAAGATTGAAAACGATATAAACATTGTTCATTGAAAACACCAATTTTTTAGCCCCTCTCCCTGTTTCTAACGTGTGAGGATGGGATATTTAGAAGCCCACGGTACTTGGCTACCGTGCGCCTTGCAATCGAAATATTGCGCTTCCTAAGCAGTTCTACAAGGTCATCGTCTGAGAGTATGTTTCCTGGCGTTTCCTTTTTGATAATTTCCAAAATTAGATTCATAATCGCCTTATTTGAGGCTTCTTTGCTATTATCATCAGAGTTTACACTTTTACTGAAAAACTGTTTAAAAGGCATTATTCCTTTAGGTGTATACATATACTTATTAGCGCATATTCGGCTTACTGTACTTTCGTGAACACCAATAGAATCTGCTATATTTTTTAGGGTCATTGGCTTTAAATACATATTACCAAACTCTAAAAAACTCGTTTGATTTTGCACAATATACGTAGCAATTTTAAGCACGTTTTCAGCTCTTTGTTCTATTGCTTTTATAATGTTGTTTGCACTATGATAATACTCTGCAATAACCTTGGAATCGTTATTATTTGCCTTAATAAGGCTATAATACTTTTTATCAACCAATAATCTTGGAAGTACTGCCGTATTTAGCTCAACTTTATAGCTATTATCTGGAAGTTTTTTAACTATAACATCAGGACCTATAAATATACTTGGGTCATTTTCAAACTTGAGCGCAGGCTTTGGATCTAAAAGTTTAAGTTCCTTGATCATGTTTACAACGTCATCATTCGCGCTATTAGTAATCTTAGATAACTGGTTTATATCGTTTTTAGCAACCAGCTCAAGGTTATTGATAAGCCCCTCATATGCTTTATTATATAGCCCTTTGTCTTCTAACTGCATTTTTAAGCATTCGTTTAAGTTGCGGGCAAAAACTCCAGCAGGATCAAAGGTTTGTAATTTTTTTATGACTTTATCTAAATTGGGCTTTTTGTATCCTTCTTCTAATAATAAGTACCCTCTTTCATCAAGCATGTCCATCAGTTCAAAAGCTATTTCAATATCCTGAGGATCAGAAAAACTAATCTCGATCTGCTCACTTAAATGCTCATAAAGGGTTTTCTCTTTTGAATAAATAC belongs to Alphaproteobacteria bacterium 33-17 and includes:
- a CDS encoding RNA polymerase sigma-54 factor, which produces MAIISQVQSAKQVQTLKLSQSMNTMLKVLQLSNLELLEFIDQQINENPLLEKDEANDNYIDNIKYASDKDFDFTSIYSKEKTLYEHLSEQIEISFSDPQDIEIAFELMDMLDERGYLLLEEGYKKPNLDKVIKKLQTFDPAGVFARNLNECLKMQLEDKGLYNKAYEGLINNLELVAKNDINQLSKITNSANDDVVNMIKELKLLDPKPALKFENDPSIFIGPDVIVKKLPDNSYKVELNTAVLPRLLVDKKYYSLIKANNNDSKVIAEYYHSANNIIKAIEQRAENVLKIATYIVQNQTSFLEFGNMYLKPMTLKNIADSIGVHESTVSRICANKYMYTPKGIMPFKQFFSKSVNSDDNSKEASNKAIMNLILEIIKKETPGNILSDDDLVELLRKRNISIARRTVAKYRGLLNIPSSHVRNRERG